ATGCCCCGAGGGGACTATTCCGATGCTGAGGGTCGAACGACGCCACTTGCTCAACACTTCTTCCATCAAGAACTACGGGAAGAAGCCGTGGCATGGCGTAACCAACCACAGGATCCACACGCTTAATCAATCGTTAAATGTCGAAATCTCAAAACTCCACCAAGTTAGTttcttcttctgtttttttttttttttaatcgatCCTTcccttcattttctttttatatatgtatctaTGCATATTTTCCTACCAAGTTATCTATTTATACACATATAATCCTgcaaaaatctgaatttttgtaTAGAAACTTCCAAAAACTCAAGTTGTCACCTTTGTATCTGCTCACATATGGTTggttttttgaatataaatatatacattttcTTTACGCAAATTAAGTAACTTCTattcatagttttttttttttttttttttttttttttttttttttttttttttttttttttttttttttttgcatgcacAAATATAATAGACTGCAGTGCTTGTGGCGGAAGGTTTTAGCTACATTGGATCCAAAGCAAATCTCAACTTATGGAAGCCATATGTTGCGGCGCACGACGAGTATAGTTCGAGCCAAATTTGGATGCGTAACGGCCCCTTCAGCAACGCCGACTCCTTGGAAACTGGGTGGATTGTAATGTTCTTCTTCATCCATCAATTTCACCATAAAATGTGCATATATAAGATCTGTATTACtataaaatcatgaaatttttaattacaaCTCAAATCCTACAAATatcattattaatttattacctCTGgtaccgaccgtttctagagcaagtggcaaaggggttggtgattggtatctgaggtcctaagtttgaatcctagttgattcacatttccagctaagtttatttctaaatgaaataaacgaagcgggtagcatgatACCTATCtctggagaaaaaaaaaaattattaccttATGGAAATccatcttttaaaaaataagataaaaatgtatggaaatcCACCTTACCAACAGGGtcttcattttttattattattaggatttcCTTAACTACTGATTTTAAATGGTCTCCAAATGAGAAACTTGTtgttttatatgaaaatttgtaaatttattttcaaaaacaaGTATTTTAAAGTACAGTATATATGAAAGTTCGGGGACTGAAGTATTTATGCAAAAACTACAGGAACGAAGTtgcaacatctatatatatatatatatatatatatatatatatacacacattgCAAGGACTATCTAAACATTTTGGCATTAATTTCCCATACCATGCATGCACAACATTTTGCAAATAACTCACTTTTGCTTACATCCATATGCATATGCTCATCCGTCCTTTGCTAGGTATATCCTGATCTCTACGATGACTCCGAATCAAGGCTGTTTGTCTATTGGACtgtaagtttcttttttttctttttttatttcccttTCGTTTGGTTTGTCCTTTAATAgcataagataattttttttttcccaactaCGTGTTTTGCAATGTTGACTTGTTTTATTTGTGTTAGACTGACTCTGGACAGTCAACGGGGTGCTTCAATTTAATGTGCCCGGGATTCGTGCAAACGAACCATGACATAGTCCTAGGCGCCAGATTCAGCCCCATCTCTACTGATGGTGGCCCACAATACCAAATAACCCTCACAATCACAAGGGTAAGAAAGTAAACGTGCTACAtgcatattaatattttagataGTATGATATTACAGGTGCAGAGAtattatgctatcgaaaatataaaaaatttaatactcTCGATTTTTTAACCATTGAATCTAGAATTGTACGGTTGTAATGATTGCGGTCCTTTCAAAATTGAATAATTCCTgcaggataatagtattaatccaaaagttataaataattaaaagaattgTTTTAAGGgccaaattttctatatttttgatagtataatagcttTATTCATATTACAGCTAAACATATATGTTCATTTCGTATTCATCGTGCACTTTTAGGACTACGATAAATCGGTATGGTGGCTTGCTTATGGAAAAACCAATCAAACCACCATAGGTTACTGGCCGGTGGGGATCTTTCGCGGCCTGAGTAAGGTGGCGACCGTGACGCTGTTCGGAGGCGACGTGTATAGCCCGCGAATGACCAAAACGCCGCACACAGACACCGACATGGGGAGCGGCAAGTACCCGACGGAGAAGTGGAGCCACGCGAGCTTCGTGTCGGAGGCGCGGATCATGGACTACTCAAAGAGCTTCAAGTTCCCGGACCCTGCATTCCCATCGAGCATGCATGATGAATGCTATGGGGCCATTATCTACGGCGACAACGCGACGGAGCCCATCTTCTACTTCGGCGGACCGGGTCGAAACGACCAATGCCCGTAGAGtcatgatatatacatatatatatatatataaggtcaTTTTCTTcgtcatatatataatttactgcataagaaattatatatcttGCGTCCTATATAGCTAGAGTCCAACAAATAAAaacatggttaattaatttcgGAGTCTTTTGTTGCTTAGTAAGATGTTAGCTGTTGCTGCTGAGCGATTTTGAAAGAATTGTTATAAATGTTCTCTCTTTATTCGAAAATAAATTGTGCGAGATTTAGCTCATTGATAACCCTTATAAATTGATTTTACCATAGTAATTCTCTCACTGCCTCAAGGAACATGAAGTGTATGCAGAGGATAGTTAGAAaatgatactttttttttcttttatagaaTGAATATGCAAATATGTACTTTTGGGCCCACAGGCGCTgattacacacaaaaaaaaaaaagaaaaaaaagaaaaaggaaaagtgaaaatacATAAAGAAACAGCAGAAAATAATGATTGGGCCCAAAATTAGGCGCAGCCGAAATGTAGCCCAACCCTACCCATTATAAGGTCTCTAACGGGTCCGGCCCAAATCCTGCCGCGGCGATCCGTTGCTGTAGGGGGTTATAAATCCTAAAATCGTAAATATATCAAACTTGGAGGGCATTAGTTTTTGTAAGGAAGCATCCTCCAATCAACTTGGCAACTCGCTCCGATTCCGTTTCAAACAGCCGTTCCCTCTCCGCACCGACCCCGGACATTTCCATATGCTCCTCAAAATGCCCCGTACGTCTCTCTCGCAAGCAACATTTTCCTGCACCCGGTCTACTCGTACCTGTCATACACCGTATTGAATGTCTCATTACTgtctctaaattaaaatttaatgctatccataattagttaattcgAATTCGGCAAAACTTCGGTACgaatataattcaaataaaatttatatctcaatctttaaattcgttgaaaaatacggcttaaACAATGGTTTCgttaattattcggatacacaatttatataaaaattattcgttcaccaattaaaaattcgggattaAAAATTCGGCATCTTTTATACTACTAGCATAAAAAAAGTAGATTAAGTAGATTCGGCATCTTAAATAagcttttttctctaaatttatactactagtatatatagttataaactcttaaaaatataaaaatagaaatttacaaaaaaaatagattaagtaaaaaataaatagcaaattTTATTATCATCGTCATCTTCATCTTTTCGTGATCCACATGTTGTGGAAGTTTATGaagtttttttaataatttgcaaataattcaacaataattcagaaaaaaaaaatattaaaaaattgcgCGTGTTTTTTTAATTGAATAATTTAGTATACgtaaattatttacaaataatagaTCTAATCCAAAAATTTGCGTCTTCaaatttttggaaataaattGCATACGGATCATTTTATTCGGATTttaaataattcgcgaattagcTAACTATATTACAATGTCATTCAATTATGttgtcacaattttttttttattgtttgcaTTTACCATGTaaagaattttaattagttaatgtagtctatagtattatataaattaatttaccaacaccttaatattctataaaaataaattttgtgagatCAAAATGCTTTCTTATATATAATTCATAACAAGTAAGTGACTATATAATCAATAATTAATAGTTCGAAAAGCTTCTCGCCTAGAtattaaataattctaaaaCTAATACTGCAGAGGTTGGTcagattcaaaaaaataaaaaaaaaaagatgcataAAAGTTTGCGAATTCTTACGAGTATTTTATATGctgtataataaataataacttcaataaattaaattattagtttaaGGTCTGGTGCATGGTGGATGGTGCACGGTGCACCCGGTTCATGCAGCAATTCTGTTGTCCCTCGGCTTCTCTGTCCTATTTggtcttctcttcctctcttgcGACCGGACGCGAGTCTTatttcctcctttttcttcggCGGCCGCGTCCACCTCCGCCCACccacccttctctctcttctcctcctccttctcctctctctctctctctc
This DNA window, taken from Ananas comosus cultivar F153 linkage group 5, ASM154086v1, whole genome shotgun sequence, encodes the following:
- the LOC109710228 gene encoding uncharacterized protein LOC109710228 — translated: MEGVGVQGKALLLLLLCIIFGNGVVVNGKGKSVSIEREREIEQKLKQLNRPAVKTIQSEDGDIIDCVDIHKQPAFDHPLLRNHTIQLRPSDEVLKIIGADSSSFSSSGSPEGPIQTWQKSGRCPEGTIPMLRVERRHLLNTSSIKNYGKKPWHGVTNHRIHTLNQSLNVEISKLHQTAVLVAEGFSYIGSKANLNLWKPYVAAHDEYSSSQIWMRNGPFSNADSLETGWIVYPDLYDDSESRLFVYWTTDSGQSTGCFNLMCPGFVQTNHDIVLGARFSPISTDGGPQYQITLTITRDYDKSVWWLAYGKTNQTTIGYWPVGIFRGLSKVATVTLFGGDVYSPRMTKTPHTDTDMGSGKYPTEKWSHASFVSEARIMDYSKSFKFPDPAFPSSMHDECYGAIIYGDNATEPIFYFGGPGRNDQCP